The following coding sequences are from one Nilaparvata lugens isolate BPH chromosome 6, ASM1435652v1, whole genome shotgun sequence window:
- the LOC111049791 gene encoding putative peptidyl-prolyl cis-trans isomerase dodo isoform X2: MADEQLPAGWEKRLSRSTGQHYYLNVYTKDSQWDRPEKPAEPETSCPGQVQCSHLLVKHEQSRRPSSWREDKITRTKDEALELIKSYREQIVSGRASFAELAQKYSDCSSAKRGGDLGPFGKGAMQIPFEQAAFSLKIGELSEPVHTDSGVHIILRTG; this comes from the exons ATGGCAGATGAGCAATTACCAGCAGGGTGGGAAAAACGATTGAGCAGGTCTACTG GACAACATTACTACCTGAACGTGTACACAAAGGACAGCCAATGGGACCGGCCGGAGAAGCCAGCTGAGCCAGAGACCAGCTGTCCGGGCCAAGTGCAGTGTAGCCACCTCCTCGTCAAACACGAGCAGTCGCGGAGGCCCTCATCCTGGCGAGAGGACAAAATCACCCGAACAAAAGACGAAGCGTTAGAACTCATCAAAT CATATAGAGAACAAATAGTGTCGGGGCGTGCGTCCTTTGCTGAGTTGGCGCAAAAGTACTCTGACTGCAGCTCGGCGAAGCGTGGTGGCGACCTGGGGCCCTTCGGCAAGGGAGCCATGCAGATTCCCTTCGAGCAGGCCGCATTCTCGTTGAAAATAGGAGAACTAAGTGAGCCTGTTCACACGGACTCCGGAGTTCACATCATTCTACGCACTGGATAA
- the LOC120348857 gene encoding 60S ribosomal protein L11 — translation MVEKKKADPAKKGKKTAPKKEPKDKTKNVMRDVRIRKLCLNICVGESGDRLTRAAKVLEQLTGQQPVFSKARYTVRSFGIRRNEKIAVHCTVRGAKAEEILERGLKVREYELRRDNFSCTGNFGFGIQEHIDLGIKYDPSIGIYGLDFYVVLGRPGFNVAHRRRKTGQVGFQHRLTKEDAMKWFQQKYDGIILPGKK, via the coding sequence ATGGTTGAAAAGAAGAAAGCTGATCCCGCCAAAAAGGGGAAGAAGACAGCTCCTAAGAAGGAGCCCAAGGATAAAACTAAGAATGTTATGCGGGATGTGAGAATTCGTAAACTGTGTCTGAACATCTGTGTTGGTGAATCTGGTGATAGGCTTACCAGGGCCGCCAAGGTGCTGGAACAGCTTACTGGTCAGCAGCCCGTGTTCTCGAAAGCTCGCTACACTGTGCGTTCTTTCGGAATCAGGCGTAACGAAAAGATCGCTGTACACTGCACTGTCAGGGGTGCCAAGGCTGAGGAAATCCTCGAACGAGGCCTCAAGGTCAGAGAATACGAGTTGAGAAGAGACAACTTCTCGTGCACCGGTAACTTTGGATTCGGTATCCAAGAACACATTGACTTGGGAATCAAGTACGATCCCAGCATCGGTATCTACGGTCTTGACTTCTACGTTGTTCTCGGTCGTCCCGGTTTCAATGTTGCCCACAGGCGCAGGAAGACAGGGCAGGTTGGATTCCAGCACAGGTTAACCAAGGAAGACGCTATGAAATGGTTTCAACAGAAGTACGACGGAATAATTCTTCCTGGAAAGAAGTAA
- the LOC111049791 gene encoding putative peptidyl-prolyl cis-trans isomerase dodo isoform X3 produces MRQHYYLNVYTKDSQWDRPEKPAEPETSCPGQVQCSHLLVKHEQSRRPSSWREDKITRTKDEALELIKSYREQIVSGRASFAELAQKYSDCSSAKRGGDLGPFGKGAMQIPFEQAAFSLKIGELSEPVHTDSGVHIILRTG; encoded by the exons ATGA GACAACATTACTACCTGAACGTGTACACAAAGGACAGCCAATGGGACCGGCCGGAGAAGCCAGCTGAGCCAGAGACCAGCTGTCCGGGCCAAGTGCAGTGTAGCCACCTCCTCGTCAAACACGAGCAGTCGCGGAGGCCCTCATCCTGGCGAGAGGACAAAATCACCCGAACAAAAGACGAAGCGTTAGAACTCATCAAAT CATATAGAGAACAAATAGTGTCGGGGCGTGCGTCCTTTGCTGAGTTGGCGCAAAAGTACTCTGACTGCAGCTCGGCGAAGCGTGGTGGCGACCTGGGGCCCTTCGGCAAGGGAGCCATGCAGATTCCCTTCGAGCAGGCCGCATTCTCGTTGAAAATAGGAGAACTAAGTGAGCCTGTTCACACGGACTCCGGAGTTCACATCATTCTACGCACTGGATAA